The sequence below is a genomic window from Phoenix dactylifera cultivar Barhee BC4 chromosome 8, palm_55x_up_171113_PBpolish2nd_filt_p, whole genome shotgun sequence.
ttattttttttaggcaCCATGTGCACAGAAATTATCTTCTAACAAAAATATTTAGGTTTTCAGAGTGAAACTTGAACTGAAACGCAGGGATTATCCGAAACGGCTGGCTTGGACCGCAACGGCAACGATTTTCATGGCAAAGAATACTAACAAGTGAACGAGAAATTATTCCTTCGTCCAGATCCATTGTGGACCCATCCAACCGATCCAAACAGAAACCAGCAcgtataataataatttttttttctttttacgtGTAATAGTAATAAGCGCTAGGATGAATTTATCAAGGATTTACGGTGGATCTGGTACTCCACTCCCTTGCCTCCAAACCTCTATAATAAAAGGCAGCCTTAATCCAAGAAAGAGCTGGTTTCAAAGTGATTTGAAGAAATTTCTGCTATCATCATTCGTCCTTCTTCCAAAGAAAAATGTCTTGCTGTGGAGGGAACTGCGGGTGTGGATCTGACTGCAAATGCGGCAGCGGATGTGCAGGGTATattgaaaatattatatttccaaatgctctctctttttatgtgataattcgTTTTTCTTCGACATTTCGTTCTCGGTTGTTGTTCTCCGTGAAAttgtattttctaattttattgaatgtgctcgttaaaaaaaaaaaaaaaaggcatatgCGCACTCACTGCTTTTGTTATGTCTCGGGGCTGTTTCTCTTTATTATTTCTCCGAGTTTTGAGTGCTGATGTCATGAAATTGATTTTcattttaattcatatttttgtatacatttttccttttttattctGTCTAAGGCTGACGTTTTGCTTGGATCGGCAAAAGCGTTGAAAGATATTTACcactttaccaaaaaaaaaattaccatcTCTGGGAAAATGTTCAAAACTAATCCTCTTTTGTCATTTAATATTGCAGATACATATCAATTTCTTAACAGAGACATGATGAATGCTCTCTAGATGTTTGATTTTCCATCATAATTATTTTTCCCAAAAAttctccaaaaatattttgttgttttccttataaataaaaatatataattctcataaattttctagtTACTGGTTACTGAATTAACAATTTCATAGCCATTGGTGTTTGCGGAAATTGTGCCCACCAGACTATATTTTGTTTAGAGTTAGAATATAAGAGATATGGATTCCTATTCTTCGATCAAAGAGGttgagagaaagggagggatcCAATCTATATAATTACCCTGATCCAAGGAGAGCACCATCAAGTCTTGTATTAGTAGCCTCTCCTTACTAAACTAAGGAGTATGACTACTGGGGCAAGCCACAATCTACCATTGGTTTCATAAAGAAATCACTCTTGAtgcatttaaaattatattattagGGGCATGTTAGTTGAGTAGCTTAAAAAAATGAGAATATCTTAATCCTCCAAAATTTAGTCCATACTCTCTTTTGGAATTCAAATTCTATTCTAATTCCAATCACCAATCAAACATGTTAAGAAATATGACCGTACTGATCTCATTCTAACCTATTCTAATTTCGATTCCAACTTTGATCATAAATTAGGTGAGAGAATCTTCTAGTTTAGTATAAAGTTTTCCTTACCTCTGCCATTCTATAATTAATTGTCCTCGCCCTCGTTTCAtgtccttattttttttttcttgtttgttgAGTGCAGATGCAAGATGTATCCTGACATGGCTGAGGAGACGAACACCACCACTCAAACCGTGATCACAGGTGTTGCACCTCCAAAGGGGTCTGTCTCAAGCCACCCGATTCCCAACCCTTGTTAAACTGATCTTTGGCAATACTAGTGTTAGTAGTACACTCTTAGTCTATTTGTCCATGGAGATGGAACTTTAACAGTATCAAacgacaaaaaggaaaaaaaaatccaagaaatCTCCTCTAGGATTGCCCTTTCGTATGGAAATCCTTTCCTTCTGATGATATTTTGTTGATCTGGGTTGGTGGCTTCTCCTTGCAGGCGCTTTGAAGGTTCTGACGTGGCTGCTATATCAGAGAACGGAGGCTGCAAGTGTGCACCCAACTGCACCTGCAACCCCTGTAACTGTAAATGAGGTAAATTTTAAGagaagagacagagagagagaaagtcctGTTGTCGTTTCAATGTCTGTCATTTGTTTCTGGGAGTCCTTGTGTTGGAAATAAAAGAGGCCATGGCTTCTATCCACCCTCTGTTGTTAGGGTAGTTCACATGGCCGGGAAAGTGAagttccctctctcttctccttgtTCTGGTTGTTGCACTGTTGGTCTCTCTCTGTTGTCTGTGTTTTGTAGCTACTATGCTTGCTATCAGATTGAGAGCAAAGCCTCCCACCTCTGTTGTTAACATGGGCATTATGGCTATTGATCTTTCTTGTTTTGCTTGATATGAAGGGCATCATAATATTATATCTGGGCTTTACCTCATTTTACTCTTGTGGACCCATCAATCGTTCACTACCAGGCATTGCGATGACTTAAGTTtgagaatttatttatttattcgagAAGTCATTGATGACTCATTAAGATGCACAAGTATTTTTATAATCTCCATGATGAGTCGATAAAGTAGCACCATTATTTTACTGTTACTAAGAAAGAATCCAATCAAAGTTTTATAGGATCGGCAGGGTTAATAATACTGTCCAATATCTATGAGAACTATAGAACTGGAAATGCGAACTCTGAGTGTTTGGGTCCTCAACAGTAAATTCCTTTTATATTACAGCGTGGAGAAAGAGTGTATTGTTTTATTCCGAGCTTTTCATGGTTATTCTATGACTCGCCTGCAAAAGAGATGACAAACATTACTGACTGTTAATAACTGATGGAGAAAGAACTATAGTTGCTGAGTAATTGCTTTTTCCTGGTAAGGAGGTAGGAGGAAGCAAAAGCCATTAGACCTAAGATGGATACGGAGGCTTTTGTTTACTAGCATGATAGCATTGAGATTCTTCTATCATGTAAGTGAAGATTCCTCTGACCCATCTTAAGATATGTACAACTGAAAAAGAAACAACCAAATCAATAGCATATTCTATGGTACAAGTAAATCCATTATTTGATTAGTTAAGATGGCTATTATTGAGTAGGCGTCAATATATGAAATAGCAAGCTATATTATACACTCCATGGACATGGCTCAATCACAGACGAGCAGATAAAGAAGAGGTCCCTTGTAGcactactcttttttttttcttgttctttttttttctttattttatttgggaAGAAAAGTATCATAGAAATTAATCTCAGGAAAATGTGTTGGTTCAGCATGTACCCTGTGGCAATCAGTATTATAAGATGATAgttttctttattattgtagCTATCCAGAGATTCAAAACAATGTACGAAAGAGGTAAAGTATGTGTGGCTCAGCACGTGAATAATACAAGAACAATTTCTATTATTCATGAGGTTGTGCAACCAAGATTGCCTCGTTACCACATTAATTCATTGTCACACATCAACCCTCATGGCTTTATTTATCTACACACTGTCACAACTCGAAATCTCACCCAGGAAAGCTAACATAAAGgtgttatttgttttttttttgtactgtACAAGTATCCAAGATTTACCTGGTGCATAGCCGATGTGAAAATAAATACATGTCTACACGGGTTCTCACACATATAGCAGCTTATCCTAAATTAAAAACAGAAGTAAGTAATACAATTTATTCATTCAACATTTCCTTTAGATGAATCATATGTGCTATAGAATATGAACATCGAAAGAAATAATTTACAGATTTCCAATGCTTGTTGCCTTGTTTTCCTAGAATTCATGCTCCATCTTTGAGAGAATGaacatataaaaattatatatatttgtgcAAAAAAATAATGGAAATGCGCATACTACATAATCATAATCTATACTTAGGTTAGGTAAATTCTTGCATTCCACCATAAACTAATACCTCTTTAGCTCTGGGGGTGATGGGGCTCCATTCCctccaaattaaaaaaaagggtctTTCAAggatctctctttttctttttctttctctttctctctctctcttcctcctctcaatgCACTCTCTCCCTTCCGATCTAACGAGATGCTGCCAACTCATCTTTAACAATAATTGCTGATATCAATTGAAGCCGGCAAACCTACTGCTGACTTTATATAGAGAAAAAGCAGTTTTGACATTTTCTCATCCGACTGGAAATGTAGCATGGGAGCTTCCATGTTCTAAATTTATGTTGCCTGGTATGAATCAGTTGCCAAGTGGAAGAAAGAGCAGCCCTTTTTTTGGACTttattgggtattttttttggtgaattgtgattagatttatctTTTTCATGTGAAAGTGCGTGATCATATCTTTACCAAAGTTCCAATACAATCAGAAGAGatgaaataaaaaatgataaattttcACATTCAAGAGCTTTGATACTTTTCTATGTAAAGAACTTCATGGAAGTCCTCAAATGCTTCTCTTTGCAATGAACCTTTCAAAAAGATGGGGACTCCCAAGCCTATTAAAGTACAGATTATGAGACTTCATTTTTCTTAAGAACTAATGATGAGAAAATTATATAATGAAATTCAGTGAGCGACATTAACTAAATATTATAATGACGGATAATGAGAAATCTGTAAGCAGAGGTGAATAGATCCATGGTTTGCATACATGAGCTTCAATCAAAACCAGTTCTGGGTTCAAATAAGCTCACTTTATCCTGAGATTGACCTTacgtttttctgtttttgttttttctatttttgttttatttttttatttttctttttctttttgtatatgGTGGAAAATCTAATGAGGAATGTTGGCACCAAAATTCTATCCAAAGGTCTAAGGAACGAAGATCGATTGCCGAAGCTAATCCGACCGGGgccctccaatgcttaagtcaaTGAAAGAACTTTGGGAAACAGAAAAGGAAAATAAGACGTGGCATAAAAATAGTAAAGAGTATTGTATTAAGTGTTGTATGGTGTGCATACCTAGTACATCAAATCCTTTCTATAGATAAGGATCAAGTTCTGATTCGGTTGGTGTTGGACTCTTGAGCCCTAATTCACATGAAAAATAAACTCTTGATCTCCTGGCTTAGGAAAACTAGTCCaactaaagaaaattttctttttatcccTGGTGCCACATGTTAGCTCATAATTGATAGGTCAGATTTAGGCAACATCAGAGACAAAGGAAACTCCTCTAGCATTATCCattctgttttttatttttatttttatctaggTCTAAATTCGGTTCGCCATCCATCCCTCTATGTAATTCCATGGCAACAATGATTTCCATTTTATGGCTAAACATAAAATGAAAGTCAATCAATCCAATGGATGCATCTTCATTATCCTTTATCGTTCTTCCTTTCATTTTGAGGTAATCGATCCTTTAATTGCCCATCATTTAATATTCAATCTCCAAAGTTTAACTCTGTCCCACGATTCCtaagccatttaatttaatcccTGCGTATAgctaaaaaaaattgtatacgTGCAAATATAAGTACGTGCAGGATAATATAACCATGTGCAAAAACTAGTATAAGTTGGTATAATATTAGTATAAATATGTACGGACCTGATATAATTATatgtaaaattaaaaattaaatactaaTGATCAAAGGACCATGTTAAAAATGGTAATAAAAAATCGACTTAGTGTCaaatttcctttttattttttcatccaTTTCCGTCCCCTCCCTTAATAGACTCTCCTTTTAACAATGCTATCAATATCACATATTGGGTTAAGATCAAGGTGAGAGTTTGAAGAGGTCGCCATGGCCGCCACCGGTCTCCCAAGCTGGCTATCTTCTATCCTTCCATGTCTCCTCCTTGTCATCTTTGTTCTCCCATGGCCATCGGCTGCATATCAGAAGGTAACTCTAGGGGTCTTTCCCCCAACTTGCGCCCGTGTCGAATGCCCGATGTTTGACGTGATCGACGAAGGAAATGGGTACGAGATCCGCCGATACAATTCATCAGTTTGGATGTCGACATCTTCCATTGACGACATCTCCTTTGTGAACGGCACAAGAACGGGCTTTTTACGGTGAGAATTCTCCAAActctctcatcatcatcatcatcatcattattttcAAAGTGAAGAGGCAGAAGGTAGGGATTAGCCCCTCTTTTTTTactgaaagaaaaaggaagaatatagaattttttttgtgttttttttttggaagaaaagCATATAACTTTGGTCCGCTGGTTAGCGCCAATGTTTTCCTGTGCAAACACAATAAGTTGGTGCTTGTTTCAAGGATTTTTTATAAATGTTCAGAATAATACTGATCTATTTTTCATCTTGCAGCTTAGTAAGGAGAATTTGAATGCTTTGATTTGTtcacctcctcctccaacaagAGGGGCAAACGGGCTATAGCCTACTTCTATTCCTTCATTATGAATCAAAACACAGCATCTTAGTTTATCTTGGTTGATCTTTCCTACCAAGTTGCTCCAAATGAAATCCATATTCACTAACCAGTCTGCACTCCTATCCATGCAGGAGAAGTAACAAACTCGAATCCGGGTGGTGGCATCCCACccatatttctcaaaaaaaaaaaaaaaatcatttctttAGAAAGAACAAGAACTGACGCATATCTTTTTCTGTTTAACATAGCCATAAATTTGTTCATAACATGGGATGGACGATCTCAATACCAGTATTTCCTCCTCCTCATCATGTCACAGGTTATTTGACTACGTCAAAGGAAAGAATGAGAACGGGACCAAAATGGCTATGACAGCTCCCGTTATGACTGAAGTCTCAACCAGCAAAGAGCCCTCCTCCAATGAATCATTTGTTGTGAGCTTCTTCATCGGGAAAAGATATCAGGCCAATCCACCGAGTGCCCAGGGCCTCCATCTACTGAACTGGAATCTCAAGTACGCCGCAGTGAGGCAATTCGGGGGATACGCCACGGATGCTGGAGTCCCGGAGGAAGCGGCAGCTCTGGACGTCAGCCTCAGAGGTTCCAAATGGGCCCGTGCCGTGGACGAAAGCCGGAAAGCCAACCCAATGGTGTTCTACACCGTTGCACAGTACAGCGCTCCATTTAGAACCAGGGGTAGAGTGAATGAGATCTGGATGCTGTTTGATGACATTACCACCTTGTAGCAGTGGCTCGAGAGAATAACTACAGCAGGTTTTACTTTATAGTGGAAAtaaaacagaaattaattagCTCGAGAGGAAGTGGCTCGAGGTGAAGCAAGATTGTTGGATTTCTTATTAATGCAGAGGGCTTTCTCTGAGATGAGGTAGTCTCTCCTTGCATGTTTTCCTGCAGTTGAAGTATTATTGGATGATAAGATGAAAGAGGCTTTCAGCAAATTGGATTGGAGTTGACTCCCCTGCAAACTGAAATAATTAGCTATAACTAGAAATTTGGATTAaataccaagaacctatgtcaAACATGCGACGCACAAAGTCCTGATATATTGCATCACATTATGCATTCGTTATCTCTTCCTTAACAAATGATCGACAAGAAAGTAGTGTACAATGTTGATTCGACGATATGACAAGGACTTGCTTTTTGTTGGTTCGTCAAAACAAGTAATTTATTCGAGGCATGCAGCAAAGGTTCTAATTAGATGGCCTTTGGTGAGGTATACATCAAATCAAACAGTTGGTTCTAATTAACACAACTTAAAAGTTTCATGACGTGGTTCACTAAATTTAGTCTTTGTCTGAGGTCAGAGCATGGTCGGCTTTATCTTGCAATACTAGCACATTAAGTTAGGGTAAATGAGGTCTGGATGATGTTTGACATGGAAGATAGCGCTATCTAGAGCAAGGTAAACTGGGGGCTAGACAAGTAAAAGAAGATTATATAAGAGACTCAAAACTTTAGTAGTCTTTATTTTCTTTGAGCAGACAGTTGGACTAGCATTATTGCTGCTTGTTTCCCTGTTTCCTTTCACCTATCAATGCCCAAATCCGTTTCCCGAGGTGCCAACTAGAATTAGGGTACAAAAGGAACAAAGTGACCCCCTAAATTATAAGAACCAATGACCCTCAACAGGCGACCCATTTTATTTGGCTTGCATGGAGTATACGCTACGGAAGGCAAATCTCTCTCACAGCAGCCCCTCGAAGTTATGAAACACCCTTAAACCACGCCAAGTCCACATGCCAATCTCCTCCCTAAACGCCTAGAGTCCCCATCACTACTGCAAGACCCAATACCACCAGCTTCTTGAGTAGAAGGAGCCGCAAGAAAAATGATTTCCACCAGAAGGGCTACCATTCCAAACGCAAGAaactatgaaaagaaaaaagaaaaaaaaaaccgaaTTAATCAAAGACGCCTCAAAGAAATATAAATTAGAGTACTAAACTCGTGTCTTTATTTGCTTAAAAATTTCGACTGTAAAGATCCTATTAACAACCACAACATGAACAACGAATCACCTTTACAATTCCAAGAAAACCCATCCATCAATCCTTCTCACGGCCAAGAAGCAAAGAGAACGGGCAAAAGAGCGAAGAAAACGGAAAAGAACCAGCACCCATgaacccaaaaaaataaaaaaagaaagagagaccaCCATCAAAACTTTCTTCAAGGATTTGAGGCGGATACGTCCCCACAGAAGAAGTCGACGGAGTTCGGGACGTCGTTGTGGCACGAAGAGGAGCCCGAAGGCGGGACGTTGAAACCCCTCGGGAGCATGGCGGAGAATGGCCTTGATGTGAGGCCATTCtggctcttcttcctcctcctccttcttcttgtcCTGGAGTTCTTGACGAGATCTCCATCAGAAGGGTAGGGCCTCGGTTTCATAACGTGGAAGAGCTGGTGGGGTGGGGCGGCGGCGAGGGGAAGAGTGTAAGGTTGAAGGATGGGTTGGGAGAGCGAGGGAAatgggagggaggagaggaggagagagaggaggaagaagaataagaggGTGGCCCAGAAGCCCAAGCCGTGGCTGAAACCCATGAGAGTTGGGACTGCTGTGCTTGGGGCGGCGAAGCATTTGAGTAGGGTGCAATCAAGAAGtacgggagaggaggaggaggaggaggagagtggGGGTAATACGTGGATCCCAAGGGGCTCTCTTATGTGCAGTGTTAGTGGCTCTTATtatgagagggagagagagatttgACTCGTTTTGAAAGGAAAGGGAGCCAAAGAAGATAAATACTGGGGAGGCGGGccgttcttcttttctttgcttttgtTACGCTTCTTCATATAATCATGCTTTCGCTTTGGTCCtggaagtgatttttttttttatttttttggtgggATCGTAATTATAAggtttttctgttttcttttttcttttatatttttttcttttataatacGAGGGAGCTTTGGTTCCTTCCTTATTTCCGGGCACTCATTGTCCTACCTTTTGACCGAcaaaaagaagggaaagagCCAACTAATCTTTAGCTGTTGATGGGTTCACCCAGCGACTATGTACGTGGTTTGCCACCGGAAAGCAGTGGCAAATGATTCGATGGTGAAGGTAATTCTGTAAGTTATAAGTGGAAAATAATGGCCATCAAGAGGAGCAAAAAGCCCCAATTaacttgtgtttggttggtgttTTTAGCTGAAAATAATGCTCCTCAGAAGCACTCATTTTTCTGCTTAGCGCACCAACTAGCTTTTTTGGATGACATCCTGAACTACGAAAAAATAAATGatgcaataaaatttttttctaacCGGAATAATGGCAATCATTCTCATAATCCAAGTAGAACATACGGCTATAATGTGTTATGGAGCCATGCCATGGCTCCTTTGTGATATCGTTCTCACAATTAAATCGGGATCTAGCAATAGAAGTGGCATTGGCTAATACGTAAACTCGAGGAGCAGACAGCACTCCTATCAAAGCGACAGCCCAATAATGACTATTTTCACCTATCAAACAATGCATAACTTTATCACATATGTTAACAACAATTAGCAAATCGATTTTGAAAAAGTAATGGCAGAACAAATTTCAAGCATTTGCAAAATGTGTGCGTTCGGGCTTCTGCTCAAAACCGGCTGATCGAATAGCGTCGGTCCAGTAACCCAAGCAGCTATTGTAGTTTAGGTTCTTACATCCATAATTAAAACTCTGGAAACAATAGACATAGTGACAAGGAAAGGCATGCATCAAAGCCACAAATTCACCCTTAAGGAGTGTTACAAGGTGACAAGGCATGGAGGTATCATTTTGCAGTTTGCAAAAAATCAACTGGGGTATCCCACTTTCGGAAAAAAGCAAAAATTCTTAGATGGCCGTTGTTTCGAGATCGAATCCTGGCTGCAAAAAataggaggaaaagaaaaggatgaaaaaaGCCCCAGAATACAGATTTATGAGAAACCAAACATGGTGAAATGAACTATGGTTGGATTggagaaaaaaattatgaaaatccTGATGCTTTTTTAGTCCTATATAGATTATTCGCTGGATTGATTTTGAATACttataaaaatcaaaataataactttcagctagccattttagatAAGATTCGGAATTGTTACAAGAACTACCCAAAAGCATCCATAAAATACCATGGGACTGTCTAATTACAGCGTTTATTTGGATGTtgtggaaaaaaataaatggcAGAATATTTCGTTTTGAAGCTCACACCCAATGCAAGATTTTTGTTCAATGCGTCACTCTCGGAAAGCTGGACGTCGTTCTGCAATGGGAGCCTAAAACAACCTATCGCAGACCTTATCCATCAACTGAAGAATGCGGTATAATCAACAGAAGGAAATGCCGTCTTTTTGAGAGCCGAAGTAAAGAGAACAGATGAAGAATAGAAGAAGCTCAGTAGTAAAGCTCCACTCGAAGTCGCATCATCTCCAACTATTTTGGTGGGACCTCCTGTAAATGTATTTGGGTTCTGAAGTCGGCTGGTATTCACATACCAAGGCCACTCAGACCCCATTTACAACACCTGTAATTTAAATACCATAAATAAATAATACCGGGTGGTAAAACCTCTcatttcaggaaaaaaaaaacaaaaaacagctCCTGAAACAAGCTTGGTACTTTTGACTAGCATTTTGAATGGATATCATCATCAGCAAAATCTTCAGTATCGTTCATTTGCAAAGACACCAAATCATCAAGGAAAAACAACGCATTACCATATCATAATTATCTCAAATCACTGATAGAACAAAATAAATAAGATTAGACACCAACATTAGTTAGATAAACAGAGAAATATTTACTGCTAAAGAGAAAAGTATGTGACTTACAAATATTCAAAATCAGGGAACAGCAGAAGTTAAAGACATGCAGGCCGAGAAGGGTGTAAGAATGGATAGATCATTATCTAAATTCTTAAAATGAAACTATGCATCTCCACCAATTTACTTCATTAAATacataatctctctctctctctctctctctctcaccattCCCCTCGACAACTGCATCAAGATC
It includes:
- the LOC103703058 gene encoding heme-binding protein 2-like; the protein is MAATGLPSWLSSILPCLLLVIFVLPWPSAAYQKVTLGVFPPTCARVECPMFDVIDEGNGYEIRRYNSSVWMSTSSIDDISFVNGTRTGFLRLFDYVKGKNENGTKMAMTAPVMTEVSTSKEPSSNESFVVSFFIGKRYQANPPSAQGLHLLNWNLKYAAVRQFGGYATDAGVPEEAAALDVSLRGSKWARAVDESRKANPMVFYTVAQYSAPFRTRGRVNEIWMLFDDITTL
- the LOC103703028 gene encoding metallothionein-like protein 2, with protein sequence MSCCGGNCGCGSDCKCGSGCAGCKMYPDMAEETNTTTQTVITGVAPPKGRFEGSDVAAISENGGCKCAPNCTCNPCNCK